A genomic window from Nicotiana sylvestris chromosome 11, ASM39365v2, whole genome shotgun sequence includes:
- the LOC138881223 gene encoding uncharacterized protein has product MEKVKIIKERLETAQSCQKSYSDVRRRDLEFKEDDWVFLKVSPMKGIMRFGKKGKLSPRYVRLYRMIQRIGQVAYKLELPPELSLVHPVFHVSMLKRVVGYPSSIMPVETIEVNEELSYEEVPVAILDRQVPKLRNKEIASVKVLWQNRQVEEATWEAEDEMKKKCPHLFE; this is encoded by the coding sequence atggagaaagtcaagattattaaagaGAGGTTGGAAACTGCTCAAAGTTGTCAAAAGTCTTATTCAGATgttcgtcgcagagatttggaaTTCAAagaggatgattgggtatttttgaaggtttcccctatgaaggggatcatgcgatttggaaagaaagggaaattaagtccgaggtatgtcagACTGTATAGAAtgattcagaggattggtcaggtagcatacaagctcgagctgccacccgagctgtcattggtacatccggtcttccatgtatctatgttgaaaAGGGTAGTAGGATATCCGTCCTCTATTatgccagttgaaactattgaggttaatgaggaACTATcgtatgaagaagttccagttgccattcttgataggcaagttccgaaattgagaaataaggaaattgcttccgtgaaagtgttatggcagaACCGacaagttgaggaagccacttgggaagcagaggatgaaatgaaaaagaagtgcccacatttgtttgaatag